One segment of Massilia sp. Se16.2.3 DNA contains the following:
- the rsfS gene encoding ribosome silencing factor — MDIKKLQTVVVDALEDVKGQEIMLFDTTHLTSLFDRIAVVSGTSNRQTKALAASVRDKVKEAGGNVIGLEGEDTGEWVLVDLGDMIVHIMQPAIRQYYRLEEIWGEKPVKLGAAKRKSTAEAVDAEPKTKSKHLAANQDQPEAKPVNERKPAAKRASTVSKTSAAKTTATKTAAAKKPAAKKAPVGKTVKVAPSKSEIAAVEATKAKPPKRVTKAAAPADAEPVKKVIKRVARKAAE, encoded by the coding sequence ATGGATATCAAAAAACTGCAAACGGTCGTCGTGGACGCCCTCGAGGACGTCAAGGGCCAGGAAATCATGCTGTTCGACACGACCCACCTGACCAGCCTGTTCGACCGCATCGCGGTCGTGTCGGGCACGTCGAATCGCCAGACGAAGGCACTCGCTGCCTCGGTGCGGGACAAGGTCAAGGAAGCAGGCGGCAACGTGATCGGCCTGGAAGGCGAAGACACCGGCGAATGGGTGCTGGTCGACCTGGGCGACATGATCGTGCACATCATGCAGCCGGCCATCCGCCAGTACTACCGCCTGGAAGAAATCTGGGGCGAAAAGCCGGTCAAGCTGGGCGCGGCCAAGCGCAAGTCCACCGCGGAAGCCGTGGACGCCGAGCCGAAGACGAAGTCGAAGCACCTCGCTGCGAACCAGGACCAGCCGGAAGCCAAGCCGGTCAACGAGCGCAAGCCGGCGGCTAAGCGGGCTTCGACAGTGTCGAAGACAAGCGCAGCGAAAACGACCGCTACCAAGACCGCCGCCGCGAAGAAGCCGGCAGCGAAGAAGGCACCAGTCGGCAAGACCGTGAAAGTCGCGCCAAGCAAGAGCGAGATCGCCGCCGTTGAGGCAACCAAGGCCAAGCCGCCGAAGCGCGTCACCAAGGCAGCCGCGCCGGCCGATGCCGAGCCGGTCAAGAAGGTCATCAAGCGCGTCGCCAGGAAGGCTGCCGAGTAA
- the rlmH gene encoding 23S rRNA (pseudouridine(1915)-N(3))-methyltransferase RlmH: protein MQLIIAAVGHKMPAWIETGFAEYAKRMPPELRIVLKEIKPVERSGSKTAATAMALERERIEAALPKSVRIIALDERGRDLTSVGLSQQLMNWQQDGRDTAFLIGGADGLDPELKARAEGLIRISSMTLPHGMVRVMLAEQLYRAWSITQNHPYHRV from the coding sequence ATGCAACTGATTATCGCTGCGGTCGGCCACAAGATGCCGGCCTGGATCGAAACCGGCTTTGCCGAGTACGCGAAACGCATGCCACCCGAGCTGCGCATCGTGCTCAAGGAAATCAAGCCGGTCGAGCGCTCCGGCAGCAAGACGGCCGCCACCGCGATGGCGCTCGAACGCGAGCGTATCGAGGCCGCCTTGCCGAAGAGCGTACGCATCATCGCGCTCGACGAGCGTGGCCGTGACCTGACAAGTGTTGGATTGTCTCAACAATTGATGAATTGGCAACAGGACGGGCGCGATACCGCTTTCCTGATCGGCGGTGCCGATGGCCTCGATCCGGAGCTGAAGGCGCGTGCCGAAGGCTTGATCCGTATTTCCAGCATGACGCTGCCGCACGGTATGGTGCGGGTGATGCTGGCGGAACAGCTCTACCGTGCCTGGTCCATCACCCAGAACCATCCATACCACCGCGTCTGA
- a CDS encoding nucleoside triphosphate pyrophosphatase, with protein MKVLDKKIYLASKSPRRRELLRQVGVDFELLMLRSDPARGADVTEEVHPGEPAHEYVVRVALEKGAFAWKMLQQRRQPPRPVLTADTTVTVDDEILGKPADAREAVAMLERLSGRTHQVLTTVAVHYVDMAEHVTQVSNVRFAKLTPQAIRAYCATSEPYDKAGGYGIQGLAALFVEHIEGSHSGIMGLPLFETAALLRRAGVLI; from the coding sequence ATGAAAGTACTGGACAAGAAAATCTACCTCGCCTCGAAGAGCCCGCGGCGTCGTGAATTGCTGCGCCAGGTAGGCGTCGACTTCGAGTTGCTGATGCTGCGCAGCGACCCGGCCAGAGGCGCCGACGTCACCGAGGAAGTGCATCCGGGCGAGCCGGCGCATGAGTATGTGGTACGGGTGGCGCTCGAGAAAGGCGCGTTTGCCTGGAAGATGCTGCAGCAGCGGCGCCAGCCGCCGCGTCCGGTGCTGACGGCCGATACCACCGTGACCGTCGACGACGAGATCCTCGGCAAACCCGCCGATGCGCGCGAAGCGGTCGCCATGCTCGAGCGGCTGTCGGGCCGCACCCACCAGGTGCTGACGACGGTCGCGGTGCATTATGTCGACATGGCCGAGCACGTCACCCAGGTGTCGAACGTGCGCTTCGCCAAACTCACGCCGCAGGCGATCCGCGCCTATTGCGCCACGTCCGAACCCTACGACAAGGCCGGCGGCTACGGCATCCAGGGCCTGGCGGCACTCTTCGTGGAGCATATCGAAGGCAGCCACTCGGGCATCATGGGCCTGCCGCTGTTCGAGACGGCCGCGCTACTGCGCCGGGCCGGCGTACTGATCTAG
- a CDS encoding DUF1444 family protein produces the protein MNEFLSRAVTYMKAVESGASASVPDDDSPVLTRLTDDVAIAYVVDEPQGLVFVQKRHLREAGISTEQLHRQAMANLDQLCDTQLNVEKHGPIFGVFLNGVFEASVFLRERFWQYEALPLVNRGYAVAMPARDVLAFCDMDSKEGIDRLQQMTQRVMASGDHLLTPKLFRLKKKAA, from the coding sequence ATGAACGAGTTCCTTTCCCGCGCAGTCACCTACATGAAGGCGGTCGAGTCCGGCGCATCCGCCAGCGTACCCGACGACGACAGTCCCGTGCTGACGCGCCTGACCGATGACGTCGCCATCGCCTATGTTGTCGACGAGCCGCAGGGTCTCGTCTTCGTTCAGAAGCGCCACCTGCGCGAAGCCGGCATCTCGACGGAACAATTGCACCGGCAAGCGATGGCCAACCTCGACCAGCTATGCGACACCCAGCTGAACGTGGAAAAGCATGGCCCGATCTTCGGCGTTTTCCTGAACGGGGTGTTCGAGGCCAGCGTGTTCCTGCGCGAGCGCTTCTGGCAATACGAAGCGCTACCCCTGGTCAACAGAGGCTATGCGGTTGCCATGCCGGCGCGCGACGTGCTGGCGTTTTGCGACATGGACTCGAAGGAAGGAATCGACAGGCTGCAGCAGATGACGCAACGCGTGATGGCAAGCGGCGATCACCTGCTGACACCGAAGCTGTTCCGCTTGAAGAAGAAAGCCGCCTGA
- the rng gene encoding ribonuclease G encodes MNEDILINITPQETRVALVLQGAVQELHIERTLTRGLAGNVYSGKVVRVLPGMQSAFIDIGLERAAFLHVADIWEARPHDNSNVPQTPIEKLLYDGQVLTVQVIKDPIGTKGARLSTQISIAGRMLVYLPQDNHIGISQKIEKEADRELLRTRMAGLLPAEEKGGYIVRTQAEEASDADLAADIDYLRKTWAAIQNGARTRPATSLLYQDLNLAQRVLRDFVHDETATIQVDSRENYVKLVEFAQMYTPSVLARLQHYTGERPLFDLYGVEEEILRALGRRVDLKSGGYLIVDQTEAMTTIDVNTGGFVGGRNFADTIFKTNLEAAHAIARQLRLRNLGGIIILDFIDMENNEHRNQVLAELKKTLARDRTKVSVSGFSALGLVEMTRKRTRESLAHILCEPCPACAGKGQVKTSRTICYEILRELLREAKQFNPREFRILASQEVVDLFLEEESQHLAMLGDFIGKKISLQVEKGYHQEQYDVILM; translated from the coding sequence ATGAACGAAGACATCCTCATCAATATCACCCCGCAGGAAACGCGCGTGGCGCTGGTTCTGCAGGGCGCGGTGCAGGAGTTGCACATCGAGCGCACCCTGACGCGTGGCCTGGCCGGCAACGTCTATTCGGGCAAGGTCGTGCGCGTGTTGCCGGGCATGCAGTCGGCCTTCATCGATATCGGCCTGGAGCGCGCAGCCTTCCTGCACGTGGCCGACATCTGGGAAGCGCGCCCGCACGACAATTCGAACGTGCCGCAGACCCCGATCGAAAAGCTGCTCTACGACGGCCAGGTACTGACCGTGCAGGTCATCAAGGACCCGATCGGCACCAAGGGCGCGCGCCTGTCGACGCAGATCTCGATCGCCGGGCGCATGCTGGTCTACCTGCCCCAGGATAACCACATCGGCATCTCGCAGAAAATCGAGAAGGAAGCCGACCGCGAACTGCTGCGCACGCGCATGGCAGGCTTGCTGCCGGCCGAGGAAAAAGGCGGCTACATCGTGCGCACGCAAGCCGAGGAAGCGTCCGACGCCGACCTGGCCGCCGACATCGATTACCTGCGCAAAACCTGGGCCGCGATCCAGAACGGCGCCCGCACCCGCCCGGCCACGAGCCTCCTCTACCAGGACCTGAACCTGGCCCAGCGCGTGCTGCGCGACTTCGTGCACGACGAAACGGCCACGATCCAGGTCGACTCGCGCGAGAACTACGTGAAGCTGGTCGAGTTCGCCCAGATGTACACGCCGAGCGTGCTGGCGAGATTACAGCACTATACCGGCGAGCGGCCGCTGTTCGACCTGTATGGCGTCGAGGAAGAAATCCTGCGTGCGCTGGGCCGGCGCGTGGATTTGAAATCCGGCGGCTACCTGATCGTCGACCAGACCGAGGCGATGACGACGATCGACGTGAATACCGGCGGTTTTGTGGGCGGCCGCAATTTCGCCGACACCATTTTCAAGACCAACCTGGAAGCGGCACATGCGATCGCGCGCCAGCTGCGCCTGCGCAACCTGGGTGGCATCATCATCCTCGACTTCATCGACATGGAGAACAACGAGCACCGCAACCAGGTGCTCGCGGAGCTCAAGAAGACGCTGGCGCGCGACCGCACCAAGGTGTCGGTGAGCGGCTTCTCGGCGCTGGGCCTGGTCGAGATGACGAGGAAGCGCACGCGCGAGTCGCTGGCCCACATCCTGTGCGAGCCCTGCCCGGCCTGCGCCGGCAAGGGACAAGTCAAAACCTCGCGCACGATCTGCTACGAAATCCTGCGCGAACTGCTGCGCGAAGCCAAGCAGTTCAACCCGCGCGAATTCCGCATCCTGGCCTCGCAGGAAGTGGTCGATTTGTTCCTGGAAGAAGAATCGCAGCACCTGGCGATGCTGGGCGACTTCATCGGCAAGAAGATCTCGCTGCAGGTGGAAAAGGGGTACCACCAGGAGCAGTACGACGTCATCCTGATGTAG
- a CDS encoding DUF4339 domain-containing protein yields the protein MGNAEAVSPEVEWHYESNGVRTGPVREADILGLIAANRLGRGSYVWSRGMTDWMTLETTSFAGQFSATPPPLTGAAVSNALVWWLAFGPLLGVFAAGFLSGLTDKDISSFWWTTLIINIALSIADEKKLKQAGHDTDSMGAAFIVPVYLFKRAKVLKQNNSYFIVWIVLFVLSLFADA from the coding sequence ATGGGAAATGCCGAAGCAGTCAGTCCGGAAGTGGAATGGCACTATGAGTCCAACGGCGTGCGCACGGGGCCGGTCAGGGAAGCGGACATCCTCGGCCTGATCGCCGCCAACAGGCTGGGACGCGGCTCCTATGTCTGGAGCCGCGGCATGACGGACTGGATGACCCTGGAGACGACGTCCTTCGCCGGACAGTTTTCGGCGACCCCGCCACCGCTGACCGGCGCGGCTGTGAGCAACGCCCTGGTCTGGTGGCTGGCGTTCGGGCCGCTGCTGGGCGTGTTCGCGGCTGGCTTCCTGTCCGGCCTGACCGACAAGGATATCAGCAGCTTCTGGTGGACCACCCTAATAATCAATATCGCCCTGTCGATTGCCGACGAGAAAAAGCTCAAGCAGGCAGGCCACGACACCGACAGCATGGGCGCCGCCTTCATCGTGCCGGTGTACCTGTTCAAGCGCGCCAAGGTGCTCAAGCAGAACAACAGCTATTTCATCGTCTGGATCGTGCTGTTCGTGCTGTCGCTGTTCGCCGACGCTTGA
- a CDS encoding substrate-binding domain-containing protein, translated as MKRRSLLAVLLCASFAAPSVLAQEADAPKALRLSTTTSTENSGLLAWLLPPFEAKTGIKVKVISVGTGKALELGKNGDVDVTLVHARQLEDRFVGEGWGVDRRDVMYNDFIVVGPQADPARVKGGKDVIAAFGKIAASGAKFISRGDNSGTDVMEKGYWQQAGTKPAGAAYVSAGLGMGEVLNMAAELRAYTLTDRATYGAYKAKTGLAVLVEGDKRMFNPYGIIAVNPARHPGVNYGGAKQLIEWITSNEGQARIAAFRPAGQQLFFPTATR; from the coding sequence ATGAAACGCCGTAGTCTGCTGGCCGTCCTGCTCTGCGCCTCTTTCGCCGCACCTTCCGTCCTGGCGCAAGAAGCGGACGCACCGAAAGCCCTGCGCCTGTCGACCACGACCAGCACGGAAAATTCGGGCCTGCTGGCCTGGCTGCTGCCGCCTTTCGAGGCGAAGACCGGCATCAAGGTGAAGGTAATCTCGGTTGGCACCGGCAAGGCCCTGGAACTGGGCAAGAATGGCGACGTCGATGTCACCCTGGTGCATGCGCGCCAGCTCGAGGACCGGTTCGTCGGCGAAGGCTGGGGCGTCGACCGGCGCGACGTGATGTACAACGATTTTATTGTCGTCGGCCCGCAAGCAGATCCCGCCAGGGTCAAGGGTGGAAAGGACGTGATTGCCGCCTTCGGCAAGATCGCCGCCAGCGGCGCGAAATTCATCTCGCGCGGCGACAACTCCGGCACCGACGTGATGGAGAAGGGCTACTGGCAGCAGGCGGGCACCAAACCCGCCGGCGCTGCCTATGTGTCGGCGGGCCTGGGCATGGGCGAAGTATTGAACATGGCGGCCGAACTGCGTGCCTACACGTTGACCGACCGCGCCACCTACGGCGCCTACAAGGCCAAGACGGGCCTGGCGGTGCTGGTCGAGGGCGACAAGCGCATGTTCAACCCCTACGGCATCATCGCCGTCAATCCGGCCAGGCACCCGGGTGTGAACTATGGCGGCGCCAAGCAGCTGATCGAGTGGATCACCTCGAACGAGGGACAGGCCCGCATTGCCGCCTTCAGGCCGGCGGGCCAGCAGTTGTTCTTCCCGACGGCGACGCGCTGA
- a CDS encoding energy-coupling factor ABC transporter ATP-binding protein, with product MSLHGAPLLDLRGLRKRHGARILFDIDALRLDAASAYVLTGANGVGKSTLLRVLAGLESAQVDSVAFDGAAVTLQPYPGALRRAIVYVHQHPIMFSTSVAHNIAYGLLARGESKARVAQAVEEAMAWAGVAHLRATDPARLSGGEKQRVALARASVLEPRLLLLDEPTANLDGPAREQVIALIPTLLQKGSTVVMACHDRDLIGLPGVRRLKLRDGRLEYRPFHKGEPDETP from the coding sequence ATGAGTTTGCACGGCGCGCCCCTGCTGGACTTGCGCGGACTGCGCAAGCGCCACGGCGCGCGCATCCTGTTCGATATCGATGCATTGCGGCTGGACGCGGCCAGCGCCTATGTGCTGACCGGCGCCAACGGTGTTGGCAAGAGCACGCTGCTGCGCGTGCTGGCCGGACTGGAAAGCGCGCAGGTCGACAGCGTGGCCTTCGATGGGGCCGCGGTCACGCTGCAGCCGTATCCAGGCGCACTGCGCCGCGCCATCGTCTACGTGCACCAGCATCCGATCATGTTTTCCACCAGTGTCGCCCACAACATCGCCTACGGCCTGCTGGCGCGCGGCGAGAGCAAGGCGCGGGTGGCACAGGCGGTGGAGGAGGCGATGGCCTGGGCGGGAGTCGCGCACCTGCGCGCGACCGATCCGGCGCGCCTGTCGGGCGGCGAAAAGCAGCGCGTGGCGCTGGCACGGGCCAGCGTGCTGGAGCCGCGCCTGCTGCTGCTGGACGAACCCACCGCGAACCTGGACGGACCGGCGCGCGAACAGGTGATCGCCCTGATCCCGACCCTGCTGCAAAAGGGCAGTACCGTCGTCATGGCCTGCCATGACCGCGACCTGATTGGACTACCCGGCGTGCGTCGCCTGAAGCTGCGCGACGGGCGTCTCGAATACCGACCATTCCACAAGGGAGAACCCGATGAAACGCCGTAG